In a single window of the Streptomyces sp. NBC_00094 genome:
- a CDS encoding STM4014 family protein encodes MTVRPRLVVVGDPAGRRVAFFQDALRTAGLPGARVVSWPDVLRGRARFAAGETVRIDSPGEDPEADRLLRGVDDPARVEGSGRWYARFTTAVGGLAETAGEAGATLVNDPAELAVLFDKRLSHGRLRAAGVPVPESPTSGPTAPAVAGWADIRALLDVPGLRRVFVKLAHGSSASGVLAVETNGAGRIQATTSVERRPDGRLFNSLRVRRYTTEHEIAAIVDALAPDGLHVERWLPKATQGGRAADLRVVVIDGRATHAVVRTSRSPMTNLHLGGARGDLTAARAAIAAAGGRWEDALDVCERAAAAFPGTRCVGVDLLPATGWRRFAVGEVNAFGDLLPCLTGLPGSGAESLDTYAAQVAAQYPATVTRPASPTRPTSASSRTTGTSTT; translated from the coding sequence ATGACCGTCCGCCCGCGCCTCGTCGTCGTCGGCGATCCGGCGGGCCGCCGCGTCGCGTTCTTCCAGGACGCGCTGCGGACCGCCGGGCTGCCCGGGGCGCGGGTGGTGTCCTGGCCGGACGTGCTGCGCGGCCGGGCGCGGTTCGCCGCGGGCGAGACCGTACGGATCGACTCACCCGGCGAGGATCCGGAGGCCGACCGCCTGCTGCGCGGGGTCGACGACCCGGCCCGGGTCGAGGGTTCGGGCCGCTGGTACGCCCGGTTCACCACGGCCGTCGGGGGGCTCGCGGAGACCGCCGGGGAGGCGGGGGCCACGCTCGTCAACGACCCCGCCGAGCTCGCGGTCCTGTTCGACAAGCGGCTGAGCCACGGCCGGCTGAGGGCGGCCGGTGTGCCGGTGCCCGAGTCGCCGACCTCCGGACCCACCGCCCCGGCGGTGGCCGGCTGGGCGGACATCCGTGCGCTGCTCGACGTACCCGGGCTGCGCCGGGTGTTCGTGAAGCTCGCGCACGGCTCCTCCGCCTCGGGCGTGCTCGCGGTGGAGACGAACGGCGCGGGCAGGATCCAGGCCACCACCTCGGTCGAACGCCGCCCGGACGGACGCCTCTTCAACTCCCTGCGGGTCCGGCGCTACACGACCGAGCACGAGATCGCCGCGATCGTGGACGCTCTCGCCCCCGACGGCCTGCACGTCGAGCGCTGGCTGCCGAAGGCCACCCAGGGCGGCCGGGCCGCCGACCTGCGTGTGGTGGTGATCGACGGCCGGGCCACCCACGCCGTCGTCCGCACCAGCCGCTCCCCCATGACCAATCTGCACCTGGGCGGTGCCCGGGGAGATCTGACCGCCGCACGAGCCGCGATCGCCGCGGCCGGCGGGCGGTGGGAGGACGCGCTCGACGTGTGCGAGCGGGCCGCCGCGGCCTTCCCCGGCACCCGGTGCGTCGGCGTCGACCTGCTGCCCGCCACCGGCTGGCGCCGCTTCGCGGTGGGCGAGGTCAACGCCTTCGGTGATCTCCTGCCCTGTCTGACGGGCCTGCCCGGCAGCGGCGCCGAGAGCCTCGACACGTACGCGGCACAGGTCGCCGCCCAGTACCCCGCCACCGTCACCCGCCCCGCCAGCCCCACCCGCCCCACCAGCGCAAGCTCCCGCACCACAGGAACGAGCACCACGTGA
- a CDS encoding STM4015 family protein, with the protein MTIGKYQHEFHGLPVFDFPGARADADEDAPASTPLPDASAVAWRISAPTYSEPGDELWEPLFERFLKTIDPARVRALVVGGWDEAYETSSAPVVEALIAARDRLTDLRAVFLGDMTGEDCEISWIVQSDVTPLLAAYPALREFGVRGGTELAFPPIRHDGLETLVVETGGLPAEVVRGIVGSELPALANLELWLGTDTYGGDSTVEDLAPLLSGTGFPALRRLGLRNSVIQDDVATAVAGAPVVARIERLDLSMGVLTDVGAAALLDGQPLTHLTHLDLSHHYLSEALRERVRGALAPHGVTVVLDDAQEPEDYGDGELHRYVAVAE; encoded by the coding sequence ATGACCATCGGGAAATACCAGCACGAGTTCCACGGCCTTCCCGTGTTCGACTTCCCGGGCGCCCGTGCGGACGCCGATGAGGACGCGCCCGCCTCCACCCCGCTTCCCGACGCCTCCGCGGTCGCCTGGCGGATCTCCGCCCCGACGTACAGCGAGCCCGGGGACGAGCTCTGGGAGCCGCTCTTCGAGCGGTTCCTCAAGACGATCGACCCGGCGCGGGTGCGCGCGCTGGTCGTCGGCGGCTGGGACGAGGCGTACGAGACCTCGTCCGCCCCCGTCGTCGAGGCGCTGATCGCCGCCCGTGACCGGCTCACGGACCTGCGGGCGGTGTTCCTCGGGGACATGACGGGCGAGGACTGCGAGATCTCCTGGATCGTCCAGTCCGATGTGACGCCGCTGCTCGCCGCCTACCCCGCGCTGCGGGAGTTCGGGGTGCGCGGAGGTACGGAGCTGGCGTTTCCCCCGATCCGGCACGACGGCCTGGAGACCCTGGTGGTCGAGACGGGCGGCCTGCCCGCCGAGGTCGTGCGCGGGATCGTCGGCAGCGAGCTGCCCGCCCTGGCGAACCTGGAACTCTGGCTCGGCACCGACACCTACGGCGGCGACAGCACCGTCGAGGACCTGGCGCCCCTGCTCTCCGGTACGGGCTTCCCCGCCCTGCGCCGCCTGGGCCTGCGCAACAGCGTCATCCAGGACGACGTCGCCACGGCCGTGGCCGGCGCCCCGGTCGTCGCCCGGATCGAGCGGCTCGACCTCTCCATGGGCGTCCTGACGGACGTGGGCGCGGCGGCCCTGCTCGACGGGCAGCCGCTCACCCACCTCACCCACCTCGACCTCTCCCACCACTACCTGTCGGAGGCCCTGCGTGAGCGGGTCCGCGGCGCGCTCGCCCCGCACGGCGTGACCGTCGTCCTCGACGACGCCCAGGAGCCGGAGGACTACGGTGACGGCGAGCTCCACCGATACGTCGCGGTAGCCGAATGA
- a CDS encoding DUF6745 domain-containing protein: MGDTGMNRTTAQDKWRAVASATGPADRAAAEAGIRLAYRTAGLAEPARVLWADSPLAAVALVRGLTDPGRSVRDAVRTRPWAAERRRLHDTLGPAGWAAHWQATGAGLWDLTRALADRIRAGVTEAVTAGSGGSVREETAVRLVLLDAVLGQHDAAWLAAFDGRGERLAGLAAVAEQAGWWWPYENVAVVGERPVELHRDEAGRLDRGDGPALAYSDGFALHAWRGMPVAAAFLAGLADLTPERIRAEENAELRRVMLEYYGYDRYLTASGARHEHCDETGVLWRVELADDEDVAMVEVVNSTPEPDGSHRTYWLRVPPTTRTAREGVAWTFGLESDAYAPLVQT; this comes from the coding sequence ATGGGGGACACCGGCATGAACCGCACCACCGCACAGGACAAGTGGCGGGCCGTCGCCTCGGCCACCGGGCCGGCCGACCGCGCCGCGGCCGAGGCCGGGATCCGGCTCGCCTACCGCACGGCGGGGCTCGCCGAGCCCGCGCGCGTGCTCTGGGCGGACTCGCCGCTCGCGGCCGTCGCGCTCGTACGGGGACTCACGGATCCGGGCCGTTCGGTACGGGACGCGGTGCGCACCCGGCCCTGGGCAGCGGAACGGCGCCGCCTTCACGACACGCTCGGCCCCGCCGGCTGGGCGGCGCACTGGCAGGCGACCGGCGCGGGGCTCTGGGACCTCACGCGGGCGCTCGCCGACCGCATCCGGGCCGGCGTGACGGAGGCCGTCACGGCCGGTTCCGGCGGGTCCGTCCGAGAGGAGACCGCCGTGCGGCTCGTCCTGCTCGACGCGGTCCTGGGGCAGCACGACGCCGCCTGGCTCGCCGCGTTCGACGGGCGGGGCGAGCGCCTCGCGGGGCTCGCGGCCGTCGCCGAACAGGCGGGCTGGTGGTGGCCGTACGAGAACGTCGCCGTGGTCGGTGAGCGTCCCGTGGAGCTCCACCGGGACGAGGCGGGACGACTCGACCGGGGCGACGGGCCGGCGCTCGCCTACTCCGACGGCTTCGCCCTCCACGCCTGGCGCGGGATGCCGGTGGCCGCCGCGTTCCTGGCAGGTCTCGCCGACCTCACCCCCGAGCGGATACGGGCGGAGGAGAACGCCGAACTGCGGCGCGTGATGCTGGAGTACTACGGCTACGACCGCTACCTCACCGCGTCGGGCGCCCGCCACGAGCACTGCGACGAGACGGGGGTCCTGTGGCGCGTCGAGCTGGCGGACGACGAGGACGTGGCGATGGTCGAGGTGGTCAACTCCACGCCCGAACCGGACGGCAGCCACCGCACGTACTGGCTCCGGGTCCCGCCCACGACCCGGACCGCGCGGGAGGGCGTCGCCTGGACCTTCGGGCTTGAATCCGACGCGTACGCGCCGCTCGTCCAGACCTGA
- a CDS encoding SIMPL domain-containing protein has protein sequence MTTRQPARTARLLAATAVLGGLLVGAAAPALAAAPERTALRATAREAAPATVSVNGSGRAASAPDLAILSVGVEATRKTAKEAMAAQNTAAKALLDVLHQQGIADRDIRTDSLSLSPVYTQNAQGESKVTGYQAGQSFSVKVRDLDRTGQVIGAVNDATGDAGRINGVVFDVADPSALRVKAREAAYRDAYEKASQHARLSGHRLGRLVSLSEGDSMRPGPGGAPAMPADEPGVPMAPGEIEEQVTVSAVFELL, from the coding sequence GTGACGACCCGCCAGCCCGCCCGCACCGCCCGACTCCTCGCCGCCACCGCCGTGCTCGGCGGGCTGCTCGTCGGCGCGGCCGCCCCCGCCCTGGCCGCCGCGCCCGAGCGGACTGCCCTCCGCGCCACGGCCCGGGAGGCCGCGCCCGCCACGGTCTCCGTCAACGGGAGCGGCCGCGCCGCCTCCGCACCGGACCTGGCGATCCTGTCCGTCGGGGTCGAGGCCACCCGCAAGACGGCGAAGGAGGCGATGGCGGCGCAGAACACCGCGGCCAAGGCGTTGCTGGACGTGCTGCACCAGCAGGGGATCGCCGACCGGGACATCCGGACCGACAGCCTCTCGCTCTCGCCGGTGTACACGCAGAACGCCCAGGGGGAGAGCAAGGTGACCGGGTACCAGGCCGGGCAGTCCTTCTCCGTGAAGGTGCGTGACCTCGACAGGACCGGGCAGGTCATCGGCGCCGTCAACGACGCCACCGGGGACGCGGGCAGGATCAACGGTGTCGTCTTCGACGTCGCCGACCCGTCGGCGCTGCGGGTGAAGGCACGTGAGGCCGCCTACCGCGACGCGTACGAGAAGGCCTCCCAGCACGCGCGCCTCAGCGGGCACCGGCTCGGCCGGCTGGTCTCGCTCAGCGAGGGCGACTCGATGCGCCCCGGCCCCGGCGGCGCCCCGGCGATGCCCGCGGACGAGCCGGGCGTCCCGATGGCCCCGGGCGAGATCGAGGAGCAGGTCACCGTCTCGGCGGTGTTCGAACTGCTCTGA
- a CDS encoding TetR/AcrR family transcriptional regulator: MARVRLSVAERRDELLRAAVEQIEARGVAAVRISDVASALGVSNALVLYHFSTKEQLVAAAFSHAAEEDLARLRNLLGRRTTAVRRLRAAVRWYAPTGQAKGWRLWIEGWAASLRDPELRRVAVSLDREWKSELARVIAEGAAAGEFRCTDPTGAAWRLTAFLDGLAVQTTAYAGSLSRTALLRWADAALARELGLPEDGGADAGDAVRGDAQGDAP, encoded by the coding sequence GTGGCGAGAGTGCGGTTGAGCGTGGCGGAGCGGCGGGACGAGCTGCTGCGGGCCGCCGTCGAACAGATCGAGGCGCGGGGCGTCGCCGCCGTCCGGATCTCCGACGTGGCCTCCGCGCTCGGGGTGAGCAACGCGCTGGTGCTCTACCACTTCTCGACCAAGGAGCAGCTGGTCGCCGCCGCCTTCTCGCACGCGGCCGAGGAAGACCTCGCCCGCCTGCGGAATCTGCTCGGGCGGCGCACCACGGCGGTGCGCCGACTGCGCGCCGCCGTGCGCTGGTACGCCCCGACCGGGCAGGCCAAGGGCTGGCGGCTGTGGATCGAGGGGTGGGCGGCCTCACTGCGCGACCCCGAGCTGCGCCGGGTCGCCGTGTCCCTGGACCGGGAGTGGAAGTCGGAGCTGGCCCGCGTGATCGCGGAGGGCGCGGCGGCCGGGGAGTTCCGCTGTACGGATCCGACCGGGGCGGCCTGGCGGCTCACCGCGTTCCTCGACGGCCTCGCGGTCCAGACGACGGCGTACGCCGGCTCCCTCTCGCGCACCGCGCTGCTGCGCTGGGCGGACGCGGCGCTGGCCCGTGAGCTGGGCCTGCCCGAGGACGGTGGGGCCGACGCCGGGGACGCCGTACGGGGCGACGCCCAGGGGGACGCCCCGTAG
- a CDS encoding glutamate dehydrogenase, whose amino-acid sequence MSPTPLLSVDWTDHVTGRRGHLVVDRLVRGVASGGLRMREGCTVAEVTGLARGMTMKEALHYDPTARYVPLGGAKGGIDCDPRSPEAYGVLVRYLRAMRPYIERFWTTGEDLGLTQDLVDRAAAEAGLVSSIQAVYPLLDDEATARKRLADAFAVEVDGIGLDELVGGLGVAESVLVALDRAGRGYAGTRVSVQGLGTMGGATARFLARAGLRVVAVADVRGTIVNPDGLDVEALLAARDAHGAVDRAALRPGDREEPGDAWLAVEADVLVPAAVSYAIDAGNQERITARWIAEAANMPVLPEAEEALAARGVTVLPDVVVNSCTNAWWWWTLFGDIEADAEQAFERVRGSMRELVGGMLDRAAADGTSPRAAAHALVEERLPLIAERYGWY is encoded by the coding sequence ATGAGCCCCACCCCCCTGCTGTCCGTCGACTGGACCGACCACGTGACCGGCCGCCGCGGCCATCTGGTCGTCGACCGGCTCGTGCGCGGGGTGGCCAGCGGCGGCCTGCGGATGCGGGAGGGGTGCACGGTGGCCGAGGTCACCGGGCTCGCCCGTGGCATGACCATGAAGGAGGCCCTGCACTACGACCCGACGGCCCGGTACGTCCCGCTGGGCGGCGCCAAGGGCGGCATCGACTGCGATCCCCGGTCCCCCGAGGCGTACGGCGTCCTCGTGCGGTACCTGCGCGCCATGCGTCCGTACATCGAGCGCTTCTGGACCACCGGGGAGGACCTCGGACTCACCCAGGACCTGGTGGACCGGGCCGCGGCCGAGGCCGGACTCGTCTCCTCCATCCAGGCCGTGTACCCGCTCCTGGACGACGAGGCGACGGCCCGGAAGCGGCTCGCGGACGCGTTCGCGGTCGAGGTGGACGGCATCGGGCTCGACGAGCTCGTCGGCGGGCTCGGGGTCGCCGAGTCCGTACTCGTCGCCCTCGACCGGGCCGGTCGGGGGTACGCCGGGACCCGGGTGTCGGTGCAGGGGCTCGGCACGATGGGCGGGGCGACGGCCCGGTTCCTGGCGCGGGCCGGGCTGCGGGTGGTGGCCGTCGCCGACGTCCGGGGCACGATCGTGAACCCGGACGGGCTCGACGTCGAGGCGCTGCTCGCCGCCCGCGACGCCCACGGCGCCGTCGACCGCGCGGCACTGCGGCCCGGCGACCGGGAGGAGCCGGGGGACGCCTGGCTCGCGGTCGAGGCGGACGTCCTGGTGCCGGCGGCCGTCTCGTACGCGATCGACGCCGGGAACCAGGAGCGGATCACGGCCCGCTGGATCGCCGAGGCGGCCAACATGCCGGTCCTGCCGGAGGCCGAGGAGGCCCTCGCCGCGCGCGGAGTGACCGTGCTGCCCGACGTGGTCGTGAACTCCTGCACCAACGCCTGGTGGTGGTGGACGCTCTTCGGCGACATCGAGGCCGACGCCGAGCAGGCCTTCGAGCGGGTACGGGGATCGATGCGGGAGCTGGTCGGCGGCATGCTCGACCGGGCGGCGGCGGACGGCACGAGCCCGCGCGCCGCGGCGCACGCACTGGTCGAGGAGCGGCTGCCGCTGATCGCCGAGCGCTACGGCTGGTACTGA
- a CDS encoding MBL fold metallo-hydrolase: MTGTGSDRSPRARLRALRPESFGADPAGERLARIHRSPNFADGIFQNPEPARRGPSGSTLEFAKIYFEREGRARRAPTGAIPVHPTTVADLAKPPATGLRLTWMGHSGVLAEIDGHRVLFDPVWGERCSPFPFAGPKRLHPVPAPLAALGPVDVVVISHDHYDHLDLPTIKALATTDTVFAVPLGVGAHLERWGVSASRLRELDWNESTEIGGLRLTATPARHFCGRGIRNRQHTLWASWVVQGPEHRIFHSGDTGYFSGFKDIGAAHGPFDATMIQIGAYSEFWTDIHMTPEEGVRAHLDLQGGAAAGVLLPIHWGTFSLAFHAWAEPGEWTRDAAEEAGQAAAFPRPGEPFEPAGKLPDESWWRAVSRPIAHPWRRPRRAEAEVEKRSDDLDLAGER, translated from the coding sequence GTGACCGGTACCGGCTCCGACCGTTCGCCACGGGCCCGGCTGCGCGCGCTGCGCCCCGAGTCCTTCGGCGCGGATCCCGCGGGCGAGCGCCTCGCCCGCATCCATCGCTCGCCGAACTTCGCGGACGGGATCTTCCAGAACCCCGAACCCGCCAGACGCGGGCCCTCCGGCTCCACCCTGGAGTTCGCCAAGATCTACTTCGAACGGGAAGGACGCGCGCGCCGAGCCCCCACCGGCGCGATCCCCGTCCACCCCACCACCGTCGCCGACCTGGCCAAACCCCCGGCCACCGGGCTGCGCCTCACATGGATGGGGCACTCCGGCGTCCTCGCCGAGATCGACGGCCACCGGGTCCTCTTCGACCCGGTCTGGGGCGAGCGCTGCTCCCCGTTCCCCTTCGCCGGCCCCAAGCGACTCCACCCGGTGCCCGCGCCCCTCGCCGCGCTCGGCCCGGTCGACGTCGTCGTGATCTCGCACGATCACTACGACCACCTCGACCTGCCGACGATCAAGGCGCTCGCCACCACCGACACCGTCTTCGCGGTGCCGCTCGGCGTCGGCGCGCACCTGGAGCGCTGGGGCGTGTCCGCGTCCCGTCTGCGTGAGCTGGACTGGAACGAGTCCACCGAGATCGGCGGTCTACGGCTCACGGCGACCCCGGCCCGCCACTTCTGCGGCCGGGGCATTCGCAACCGGCAGCACACACTCTGGGCCTCCTGGGTCGTCCAGGGGCCGGAGCACCGGATCTTCCACAGCGGGGACACCGGTTACTTCTCCGGCTTCAAGGACATCGGCGCCGCGCACGGCCCCTTCGACGCCACCATGATCCAGATCGGCGCCTACTCGGAGTTCTGGACCGACATCCACATGACCCCCGAGGAGGGCGTTCGGGCCCATCTGGACCTCCAGGGCGGTGCCGCCGCCGGCGTGCTGCTGCCCATCCACTGGGGCACCTTCAGCCTGGCGTTCCACGCGTGGGCGGAGCCGGGGGAGTGGACGAGGGACGCGGCCGAGGAGGCCGGCCAGGCGGCGGCGTTCCCTCGGCCCGGCGAGCCCTTCGAGCCCGCGGGAAAGCTGCCGGACGAGTCGTGGTGGCGCGCGGTCTCCCGTCCGATCGCGCACCCGTGGCGTCGCCCACGACGTGCCGAGGCCGAGGTGGAGAAGCGCAGCGACGATCTCGACCTCGCGGGCGAGCGGTGA
- a CDS encoding SGNH/GDSL hydrolase family protein: MREYPLVGGPVEVRGALDLERTPAGVMPRRLPAWTKEQYQDPSVYGGTVMPSGVRLVFRTDARVLEFEVLTSTGQLDSDPRPRPTGMLELTVDGALVGRRRAPLGHVVRMARPGAAQRLIQGKPGTARFAGLPTGMKHVELWLPQQTPTELVALRADGEVLAPLPDGRPRWVHHGSSISHCLEADGPTGTWPVVAAALGGVEVTNLSQPGNDMLDPYVARTIRDMPADLISLKTGVNIVGLATFRLRTFGPAVHGFLDTIRDGHPDTPLLVISPVSCPALDARPGPTAVGRDGRITALGDPADVARGALSLQVVRDELARIVAVRQARDPHLHHLDGRELLGPADVDDLPDGLHPSAAAYRRMGERFAAHAFADEGPFRARSHTQPTD; the protein is encoded by the coding sequence ATGCGGGAGTATCCGCTGGTGGGCGGACCGGTGGAGGTTCGGGGTGCGCTGGACCTGGAGAGGACGCCGGCGGGGGTGATGCCGCGCCGATTGCCGGCGTGGACCAAGGAGCAGTACCAGGACCCGTCGGTCTACGGGGGAACGGTGATGCCTTCGGGGGTGCGGCTGGTGTTCCGCACCGATGCGCGGGTGCTCGAGTTCGAGGTCCTCACCTCCACCGGGCAGCTCGACAGTGACCCCCGGCCTCGGCCGACCGGGATGCTGGAACTGACGGTGGACGGTGCTCTTGTCGGGCGCCGACGAGCGCCGTTGGGGCATGTGGTGCGCATGGCGCGCCCCGGGGCCGCGCAGCGACTGATACAGGGAAAGCCGGGAACGGCACGTTTCGCCGGGCTGCCGACCGGCATGAAGCACGTCGAGCTGTGGCTGCCGCAGCAGACCCCCACGGAGCTGGTGGCGCTCCGTGCCGACGGTGAGGTCCTGGCGCCCCTGCCCGACGGTCGGCCCCGCTGGGTGCACCACGGAAGCTCCATCAGCCACTGTCTCGAAGCGGACGGCCCCACCGGCACCTGGCCCGTGGTGGCGGCGGCGCTCGGGGGCGTGGAGGTGACCAACCTCAGCCAGCCGGGCAACGACATGCTGGACCCCTATGTCGCCCGGACGATCCGCGACATGCCGGCCGACCTGATCAGCCTCAAGACAGGCGTCAACATCGTGGGCCTGGCCACCTTCCGACTGCGGACGTTCGGCCCGGCGGTGCACGGATTCCTGGACACGATCCGGGACGGCCACCCGGACACGCCGCTGCTGGTGATCTCCCCGGTGAGCTGCCCGGCACTCGACGCGCGCCCCGGCCCGACCGCGGTGGGCCGGGACGGGAGGATCACAGCGCTGGGGGACCCGGCCGATGTGGCCCGTGGGGCCTTGTCGCTGCAGGTGGTCCGCGACGAGCTGGCAAGAATCGTGGCGGTCCGGCAGGCACGCGATCCTCACCTGCACCACCTCGACGGACGCGAACTGCTCGGCCCGGCCGATGTGGACGACCTCCCCGACGGCCTGCACCCCTCGGCCGCCGCGTACCGCCGGATGGGCGAACGCTTCGCCGCCCACGCCTTCGCCGACGAAGGCCCGTTCCGCGCCCGCTCGCACACGCAGCCGACCGACTAG
- a CDS encoding serine hydrolase codes for MRSATPASAPKHRPSQQRHIRIGRGWLAVAAAALGTAGVATAAQPPDSAAALSAPGYRQDDLRRDTSVLHALGITGVQARVTTASGRDLVSATGVAVAGTNRPVPRDGYFRIASTGKALMATVVLQLVGEGRLSLDDTVDRRLPGVVDGNGNDGRKITVRQLLQNTSGLHDDLPGFDTPEEYYQHRYDTYTPEQIVARAMKHHPDFQPGTGFGYSNTGYVVLGMIVEKATGRPWQEEVESRILKPLGMNHTYLPGTTPTLRRPHADGYQVFASGERTDVTEQIVPDLGGYVSTTADVNRFFQGLLGGKLLSEARMAEMRDTVPVDKRLEAIWPGGRYGLGLVNRPLTCGGSYWSHEGGEAGYITLNGATGDGSRTVTVSMTTSFNDFDKTLQQHKTASELVDRALCDTSVNR; via the coding sequence ATGAGATCCGCAACCCCGGCCTCCGCGCCGAAGCACCGCCCGTCCCAGCAGCGTCACATCCGCATCGGCCGAGGGTGGCTGGCCGTCGCGGCGGCCGCACTCGGCACAGCCGGTGTGGCCACAGCTGCCCAACCCCCGGACAGCGCGGCCGCGCTGTCCGCGCCCGGCTACCGACAGGACGACCTGCGCAGGGACACCTCTGTCCTCCATGCGCTGGGGATCACTGGCGTCCAGGCGCGGGTGACCACTGCCTCCGGCCGGGATCTGGTCTCCGCCACGGGCGTCGCCGTGGCGGGCACGAACCGCCCGGTGCCCCGCGACGGCTACTTCCGGATAGCCAGCACCGGCAAGGCACTCATGGCCACTGTGGTCCTGCAGTTGGTCGGCGAGGGCCGACTGTCACTGGACGACACGGTAGACCGCCGGCTGCCCGGAGTGGTCGACGGCAACGGCAACGACGGACGGAAGATCACCGTCCGCCAGCTCCTGCAGAACACCAGCGGCCTCCACGACGACCTTCCCGGCTTCGACACCCCGGAGGAGTACTACCAGCACCGCTACGACACCTACACCCCCGAACAGATCGTCGCCCGGGCGATGAAGCACCACCCGGACTTCCAGCCCGGCACCGGCTTCGGCTACTCGAACACCGGCTACGTCGTCCTCGGCATGATCGTCGAAAAGGCCACCGGCCGTCCATGGCAGGAGGAGGTCGAGAGCCGGATCCTGAAACCGCTCGGTATGAACCACACCTACCTGCCGGGCACCACGCCCACCCTTCGTCGCCCGCACGCCGACGGCTACCAGGTCTTCGCCTCCGGCGAACGGACCGACGTCACCGAACAGATCGTCCCCGACCTCGGCGGCTATGTCTCCACCACGGCGGACGTCAACCGCTTCTTCCAGGGACTGCTGGGCGGCAAGCTGCTGTCCGAGGCGCGCATGGCCGAGATGCGGGACACCGTCCCGGTCGACAAGCGGCTCGAGGCGATCTGGCCCGGCGGACGCTACGGCCTCGGCTTGGTCAACCGCCCCCTGACCTGCGGCGGCAGCTACTGGAGCCACGAAGGCGGAGAAGCCGGCTACATCACCTTGAACGGCGCCACCGGCGACGGCAGCCGCACCGTCACCGTCTCCATGACCACCAGCTTCAACGACTTCGACAAGACGCTCCAGCAGCACAAGACCGCCAGCGAACTCGTCGACCGCGCGCTGTGCGACACCTCCGTCAACAGATAG